The Bacteroidales bacterium genome contains a region encoding:
- a CDS encoding radical SAM protein → MKCIFCYVDGDKAGIWTPDELKSFFEEAYDLGMRKIQLSGGEPLIYPYLELVLEYLSKLEVDILLSTNGTLITHQKAELLARHKVKVGVSMETIDEAVSDELSGVPGSHAKKLEGIDILRNAGYTHSQELPLNIIIKTLKQNFLNYMETWKWAKEQGIQPILDRAIPGDRCKLEWVVEPSELRYLLNEIGKVEGVYHRIPFVNNEGCNRMGSSVHIEVDGSVYPCGGIPVSMGNVKAQSLNHIWNNSELAIQLKDYKSRITGSCKSCEEANICCGCRAVAYATTGDIFGPDTLCWNYQKEK, encoded by the coding sequence ATGAAGTGCATTTTTTGTTATGTTGATGGAGATAAAGCAGGAATTTGGACTCCTGATGAGCTTAAATCCTTTTTTGAGGAAGCATATGATTTAGGAATGAGAAAAATTCAACTATCTGGTGGAGAACCTTTAATCTATCCTTATTTAGAACTTGTCTTAGAATATTTATCGAAATTAGAAGTGGATATTTTATTGTCAACTAATGGCACTCTTATAACACATCAAAAAGCAGAACTCTTGGCAAGACATAAAGTAAAAGTAGGAGTGAGTATGGAAACAATTGATGAAGCTGTTAGTGATGAACTTTCGGGTGTTCCTGGCTCACATGCAAAAAAGTTGGAGGGGATTGATATATTAAGAAATGCAGGCTATACTCACTCACAGGAATTACCTTTGAATATAATAATAAAAACATTAAAGCAGAATTTTCTTAATTATATGGAAACTTGGAAATGGGCAAAAGAGCAGGGCATCCAACCAATTTTAGATAGGGCTATTCCAGGAGATAGATGTAAATTAGAATGGGTAGTAGAGCCTTCAGAACTAAGATATTTATTAAATGAAATAGGTAAAGTAGAAGGAGTTTACCACAGAATTCCATTTGTAAATAATGAGGGTTGTAATCGGATGGGGTCAAGTGTTCATATTGAAGTAGATGGTAGTGTTTATCCATGTGGAGGGATTCCAGTTAGTATGGGTAATGTTAAAGCGCAAAGTTTAAATCATATTTGGAACAATTCAGAATTAGCAATACAGTTAAAGGATTACAAATCAAGAATAACTGGCTCATGTAAATCATGTGAGGAAGCAAACATCTGTTGTGGTTGTAGAGCTGTTGCATATGCTACTACAGGAGATATTTTTGGACCAGATACTCTATGTTGGAATTACCAAAAGGAAAAATAA